A stretch of Rhododendron vialii isolate Sample 1 chromosome 4a, ASM3025357v1 DNA encodes these proteins:
- the LOC131323421 gene encoding uncharacterized protein LOC131323421, translating into MTTGVAKWRIFSYLKTCGKLLRKACQINQKLRHKQHKSSIRRTRKKTQRHSATSNKGELTGRRANPSTKLFNPNSISTPTRQTSRSKRKKEGHSKRRCTASQTKMKVRAKQIKEEKISNKDLVIRNKELKKESAEANFMTNEPEQLFSCMNVQEESQDVWYLDSGCSNHMTGNRDIFVELDQNFASQVKLGDGKLQSAEGKGVISVRTKGALAEKQSGHEIKTLRTDRGGEFIYTPFMDYCKENGIQRQLTIRRSPQQMVLQRGKIGPLRRWLGVC; encoded by the exons ATGACTACTGGAGTAGCGAAATGGAGAATTTTTTCGTATCTGAAGACGTGTGGGAAGTTATTGAGAAAGGCATGCCAGATCAACCAGAAGTTGCGACACAAGCAGCACAAAAGCAGCATAAggagaacaagaaaaaagacgCAACGGCACTCCGCTACATCAAACAAGGG AGAATTAACAGGTCGTCGAGCCAACCCATCGACCAagcttttcaatccaaactccATTTCAACACCAACAAGGCAAACAAGCAGGAGCAAGCGAAAAAAGGAGGGTCATTCCAAAAGAAGATGTACGGCCAGCCAAACCAAAATGAAGGTGAGGGCAAAGCAAATCAAAGAGGAGAAAATCAGCAACAAAGATCTGGTAATCCGCAACAAAGAGCTG AAAAAGGAAAGTGCTGAAGCAAATTTCATGACAAATGAGCCCGAACAACTTTTTTCTTGCATGAATGTCCAGGAAGAATCTCAGGATGTTTGGTACTTGGACAGTGGGTGCAGCAACCACATGACAGGGAATCGTGATATCTTTGTGGAGCTTGATCAGAACTTTGCTTCGCAGGTGAAACTTGGAGATGGAAAGCTGCAAAGTGCTGAAGGCAAAGGAGTAATTTCTGTCCGCACAAAGGGAG CTCTTGCAGAAAAACAGAGTGGGCATGAAATTAAGACTCTTCGGACTGACCGAGGAGGAGAATTTATCTATACTCCATTCATGGACTATtgcaaagaaaatggaattCAGAGGCAGCTCACTATTAGAAGAAGTCCGCAGCAAATGGTGTTGCAGAGAGGAAAAATCGGACCATTGCGAAGATGGCTCGGAGTATGTTAA